The following are encoded in a window of Prochlorococcus marinus str. MIT 1013 genomic DNA:
- a CDS encoding class I SAM-dependent methyltransferase, translating into MDVNVLNGFLKDEHDLEGWFFPQDMLSLAIFNELHSKNNIKGHIVEIGVYKGKSFSFLSHFIKDTENLYGYDTFPEDFYESTNLALENYGANVQYELIKADTSELNNDDIKAKIDGKGIRILHIDAGHEYHEVFHSLLSFSPYVINNGIIVVDDYQDPEFPGIEAAVLDFCEIDRPRRFVPFFSGANKIYLCVTHMAKLFHEGILSNVNIKNCSRLTVVRDFAIIKGFSKVPTSFETINQQLNQFYELGKNDSKYNNQRLSELQNKAKKYSKMCSNNYEEMTLK; encoded by the coding sequence ATGGATGTAAATGTTCTAAATGGATTTTTAAAAGATGAACATGATTTAGAAGGTTGGTTCTTTCCTCAAGATATGCTCTCTTTGGCAATTTTTAATGAATTGCATTCTAAAAATAATATCAAAGGTCATATAGTTGAAATAGGAGTATATAAGGGTAAATCATTCTCCTTCCTTAGTCATTTTATAAAAGATACTGAAAATTTATATGGGTATGATACATTTCCTGAAGATTTCTATGAATCTACTAACTTAGCATTAGAAAATTACGGAGCAAATGTTCAATATGAATTAATCAAAGCAGATACTTCTGAATTAAATAATGATGATATAAAAGCAAAGATTGATGGAAAGGGAATAAGAATACTTCATATTGATGCTGGGCATGAATATCATGAAGTCTTTCATTCGCTATTATCTTTTTCTCCATATGTCATAAATAATGGGATAATAGTTGTTGATGATTATCAAGACCCTGAATTTCCAGGAATAGAAGCAGCAGTTCTTGATTTTTGTGAGATAGATAGACCAAGAAGATTTGTACCATTTTTTTCTGGTGCAAATAAGATTTATTTATGTGTAACGCATATGGCAAAGTTATTTCATGAAGGTATTCTTTCCAATGTAAATATAAAAAATTGCTCTAGGTTAACAGTCGTTCGTGATTTTGCGATAATCAAGGGATTTTCTAAAGTACCGACAAGTTTTGAGACAATTAATCAACAGTTAAATCAATTTTATGAATTGGGTAAAAACGATTCAAAATATAATAATCAAAGATTATCTGAACTCCAAAATAAAGCAAAAAAATATTCAAAAATGTGTTCAAATAATTATGAAGAAATGACTTTAAAATAA
- a CDS encoding tetratricopeptide repeat protein has protein sequence MESADKDQGKKNIPEVQTFTVPFTLAEIKENITLNTSTPSKPSKEQIINQAIQFHLKGNIPEATKYYQYCINQGFNDYRVLSNYGIILQGLGKLQEAELSIRKAIEIKPDYAEAHYNLGNILKEIDKLKEAELSYQKAIEIKPDFKEAHYNLGNILKDLGKLKEAEFSLRKVIEIKPNFAEAHSKLGNILYDLGKLKEAELSARKAIEIKPDFANAHSYLGNILRDLGNLEEAELSIRKAINLDSKSAKFKLNLGICQFALGDINSSLETLDLAYRIDPNDQQINSLRAILKGRKRKNSKSLRVKNIIDSLYEEESNWNPIVLHRPVEEELIQKLYTLKAEASYRPIYGNIKGSDYSLFENDIPILRCFREDLMKRLSDYFESEIHIKSSFFNIIRPIDGVGGGSKIHGHLNPIDRIPQIDIAKQKFSLVYYLSIGDKSGKDQGILKFHNPNKIFLPEEGMIVIFPASRLHSVYYDGKKDRVVLAVNFYLI, from the coding sequence ATGGAATCTGCTGATAAAGATCAAGGGAAAAAGAATATACCTGAAGTCCAAACATTTACTGTTCCATTTACTTTAGCTGAAATCAAAGAAAATATTACTCTGAATACCAGTACTCCTTCTAAACCTTCTAAAGAACAAATAATAAATCAAGCAATTCAGTTTCATCTAAAAGGAAATATTCCAGAAGCAACAAAATATTATCAGTATTGTATAAATCAAGGTTTTAATGATTACCGAGTTTTATCTAATTATGGAATAATTTTACAAGGTCTTGGTAAATTACAAGAAGCAGAATTATCTATACGCAAAGCAATTGAAATTAAACCTGATTACGCAGAAGCACATTACAACCTAGGTAACATATTGAAGGAAATTGATAAGTTAAAAGAAGCAGAATTGTCATACCAAAAAGCAATTGAAATCAAACCTGATTTCAAAGAGGCGCATTATAATCTGGGAAACATATTGAAGGATCTTGGCAAATTAAAAGAAGCAGAATTTTCACTACGCAAAGTAATTGAAATCAAACCTAATTTCGCAGAAGCACATTCCAAGCTGGGAAACATTTTGTATGATCTTGGCAAACTAAAAGAAGCAGAATTATCTGCTCGCAAAGCAATTGAAATCAAACCTGATTTCGCAAATGCTCATTCCTATCTGGGAAATATTTTGAGAGATCTTGGCAATCTAGAAGAAGCAGAATTATCTATTCGAAAAGCAATTAATCTTGATTCTAAATCAGCAAAGTTTAAATTAAACTTAGGAATTTGTCAGTTTGCTCTTGGAGATATAAATTCTTCATTAGAAACACTAGACTTAGCTTATAGAATAGACCCTAATGATCAACAAATTAATAGTTTAAGGGCTATTCTAAAGGGAAGGAAAAGAAAAAATTCTAAAAGCCTAAGAGTCAAAAATATAATAGATTCTTTATATGAAGAAGAATCCAATTGGAATCCAATCGTTTTACATAGACCTGTAGAAGAAGAGCTAATTCAAAAGTTATATACACTTAAAGCCGAGGCATCTTACCGTCCAATATATGGAAATATCAAAGGATCAGACTATTCTTTATTCGAGAATGATATCCCCATATTAAGATGTTTTCGGGAAGATTTAATGAAAAGACTAAGTGACTATTTTGAATCAGAAATACATATCAAATCATCCTTTTTTAATATAATCAGACCAATAGATGGAGTTGGAGGGGGTAGCAAAATTCACGGACATTTAAATCCAATAGACAGAATACCCCAGATTGACATCGCAAAGCAGAAGTTTAGCTTAGTTTATTATTTATCTATAGGTGACAAAAGTGGCAAAGATCAAGGTATATTGAAATTCCATAATCCAAATAAAATCTTTCTACCCGAAGAGGGAATGATAGTTATTTTCCCAGCATCCAGATTACATTCTGTTTATTATGATGGGAAGAAAGATAGAGTTGTTTTAGCAGTTAATTTTTACTTGATATAA
- a CDS encoding tetratricopeptide repeat protein gives MESSDKDQGKKNIPQVQTFTVPFPLGENKDNITITTNAPSKPSKPSKPSKSSKSSKSSKSSKEQIINQAIKFQLEGNIPEATKCYQYCINKGFNDHRVFFNYGTILKDHGKLQEAELSTRKAIQIKPDFAESHYNLGNILRDLGNLQEAESSHRKAIEIKPDFADAHYNLGDILRNLGKKVESNKCYQKAIELKPWHVATAWKINS, from the coding sequence ATGGAATCTAGTGATAAAGATCAAGGAAAAAAGAATATACCTCAAGTCCAAACATTTACTGTTCCATTTCCTTTAGGGGAAAATAAAGACAATATCACTATTACTACTAATGCGCCTTCTAAACCTTCTAAACCTTCTAAACCTTCTAAATCTTCTAAATCTTCTAAATCTTCTAAATCTTCTAAGGAACAAATAATCAATCAAGCAATTAAGTTTCAGCTAGAAGGAAATATTCCAGAAGCAACAAAATGTTATCAGTATTGTATAAATAAAGGTTTTAATGATCACCGGGTTTTTTTTAATTATGGAACAATCTTAAAAGATCATGGTAAATTACAAGAAGCAGAATTATCTACTCGCAAAGCAATTCAAATTAAACCTGATTTCGCAGAGTCGCATTACAATCTAGGAAACATATTGAGAGATCTTGGCAACTTACAAGAAGCAGAATCGTCACACCGCAAAGCAATTGAAATCAAACCTGATTTCGCTGATGCTCATTACAATCTAGGAGACATATTGAGAAATCTTGGTAAAAAAGTTGAATCAAATAAATGTTATCAAAAAGCAATAGAATTGAAACCTTGGCATGTCGCAACCGCTTGGAAAATAAATAGTTAA